One window of Catharus ustulatus isolate bCatUst1 chromosome 3, bCatUst1.pri.v2, whole genome shotgun sequence genomic DNA carries:
- the MYCT1 gene encoding myc target protein 1, with product MWCSKIRQALTNLSPQAGNVIHPFPFRQTTQFCGSTKALLLVQNLKPTENYCSSVDIPFRICYLDVMDKNSTSPPITWPPKFWEHITIAFTVSMVIGLVIGGIIWAFFICLSRRRASAHISQGSPSSFSRRSRPSSHGHAASRTGFYRNSSCERRSNLSLASLTFQRQASLEQANSFPRKSSFRASTFHPFLQCPPLPVETNSQLITLTPTNTTTTLVGSTTNSLSRPEFHWSNNNLRICHSTQTPPPAYETIIKAFPES from the exons ATGTGGTGTTCCAAGATAAGGCAAGCACTTACTAATTTGAGTCCACAAGCAGGAAATGTGATACATCCATTTCCTTTCAGGCAAACAACACAGTTCTGTGGCAGCACAAAAGCTTTGCTTCTAGTGCAAAATCTCAAACCTACAGAAAACTATTGCTCCTCTGTGGACATACCATTCCGTATTTGCTATTTGGATGTTATGGATAAGAACAGTACTTCTCCTCCAATCACATGgccaccaaaattttggg aGCATATAACAATAGCCTTCACAGTGTCCATGGTGATTGGACTGGTGATTGGAGGCATCATCTGGGCATTTTTCATCTGCTTGTCCCGTCGCAGAGCTAGCGCCCACATTTCCCAGGGGAGTCCTTCATCCTTCAGCCGTCGCTCCAGACCTTCCTCCCATGGCCACGCTGCCAGCAGGACTGGATTTTACCGCAACAGCAGCTGCGAACGTCGGAGCAACCTCAGCCTGGCCAGCCTCACCTTCCAGCGGCAAGCCTCCTTGGAGCAGGCCAACTCTTTCCCCAGGAAGTCAAGCTTCCGTGCATCCACCTTCCACCCTTTCCTGCAGTGCCCTCCCCTGCCTGTGGAGACGAACAGTCAGCTGATCACCCTCACTCCTACAAATACCACCACAACCCTTGTGGGAAGCACCACCAACAGCTTGAGTCGACCTGAATTCCACTGGTCCAACAACAACCTCCGCATCTGCCACTCCACGCAAACGCCACCTCCCGCCTATGAAACCATCATAAAAGCTTTCCCAGAATCCTGA